A region from the Papio anubis isolate 15944 chromosome 6, Panubis1.0, whole genome shotgun sequence genome encodes:
- the LOC108585470 gene encoding uncharacterized protein LOC108585470 translates to MMVQCLLAGMQAASNKSVNFNKLKEVVQGSDENPAVFLNQLTESLIQYTRLDPASPAGGAILASYFISQSAPNIQKKFEKAEEGPQTPIQDLVKLAFKVYNSREEAAEAQRQARLKQKAQLQTQALVATLRPAGSRSSQKGGTTRAPPGACFKCSNDSHWAKECPNPKEPTHPCPNCRQMGHWKSDCPNLRTVATSPRDDPPPGTGGAFQLLEPTKIEEAQTREPLLLSPSPGLCSR, encoded by the coding sequence ATGATGGTCCAGTGCCTTCTTGCTGGCATGCAGGCAGCCTCCAATAAGTCAGTCAATTTTAATAAGTTAAAGGAGGTAGTCCAAGGCTCAGATGAAAATCCGGCTGTTTTTCTTAACCAACTGACAGAGTCACTTATTCAGTACACCCGCCTTGACCCTGCCTCCCCTGCAGGAGGAGCCATCTTAGCTTCATACTTTATTTCTCAGTCGGCCCCCAATAtccaaaaaaagtttgaaaaggcGGAGGAAGGCCCTCAAACTCCCATTCAGGATTTAGTCAAACTGGCCTTCAAGGTCTACAACTCCAGggaggaagcagctgaggcccAACGACAGGCCAGGCTAAAACAGAAGGCACAACTCCAAACCCAGGCCTTGGTAGCAACCCTGAGACCGGCTGGCTCCAGGAGCTCCCAGAAAGGAGGTACTACCCGAGCGCCACCTGGTGCCTGCTTCAAGTGCAGCAACGACAGCCACTGGGCCAAGGAGTGCCCCAACCCAAAGGAGCCAACCCACCCCTGTCCGAACTGTCGGCAGATGGGCCACTGGAAGTCGGACTGCCCCAACCTGAGGACGGTCGCTACGTCTCCACGTGATGACCCTCCTCCAGGTACTGGAGGCGCCTTCCAACTCCTCGAACCGACGAAGATTGAAGAGGCCCAGACTCGGGAACCCCTCTTACTCTCACCGAGCCCAGGGTTATGCTCCAGGTAG